A stretch of the Tannerella serpentiformis genome encodes the following:
- a CDS encoding glycine zipper domain-containing protein, with amino-acid sequence MAEGSNLVSRGFRVQADVINKLPGPLNTAASGVGSLSKAFGALKASGIVFLLDAIVVALRSLVMWFNSSVEGQMEFARTSGYLSGVMGQLRESLIKLGETIYNAVRDPIKAVNDVCGAILSNLANRLLALGDMFKGLSKIIFSGFTEGFDELSAGFSKFYWGIDRANERVSDYLTSIHEAAKKTAELGVAGEKLSRDRSEWRVEEAEKEAKAEKLREQMESAKGKRRIQLANEYKAVVNEIYDERKRQLTEELRIQEGQNKLTTNSLEDIDKVNQLKASLIKLDTDREKELGAIDKAARSSSGRGNKDAEKALREQQERLKLQKAYQREWENNQLEFAQKQIDLLNDSYYKQRQQAELNKKKELAAIKQQEEDMLKAKREAYGKNATLSEEETTYFKNLVDLAEKSYKKSAAEIDEAVNGAFKEGRLRFADELAVQLDDIESYYKERLRMAENNEKLIAELTVAKEKEITLAKNSYTAEMLNYDIEITRKQMANAESFYRWEADRRKKQLEEERRVQKERIRLMEERYKLAPTDKLAKEIALAREELEALNKELGRIPTQKLSEVLGAFGQMAAALGGLSGSVGQAFAAIGSSLAAASEMLSRDMDTTRGKVGAISTAISGTATLINMITAAAEKRRAVEKEFYKNSIAFAHEYALSLNEQLRLQSKSGAFVRNYAGEIKDSFKALNNAMDGYSKAIGKLHEGQANVDLRNVVDGNNVVKGAATGALAGAAVGSMIVPGIGTAIGAVVGTIGGLLAGIFSKKKDKVTDDLMKVFPGLVDEAGASADAGEPCRVHAECGVCCRLSGLPGPIRGELPRRSALNVERSAPSP; translated from the coding sequence ATGGCTGAGGGGAGCAATCTCGTGTCGCGGGGCTTTCGTGTGCAAGCCGATGTCATCAATAAGCTGCCTGGGCCACTGAATACAGCCGCCTCGGGAGTTGGATCCCTCTCTAAAGCCTTTGGGGCCCTCAAAGCCTCTGGGATTGTTTTTCTCCTCGACGCCATCGTCGTTGCCCTGCGATCCTTGGTGATGTGGTTCAACTCGTCTGTTGAGGGACAGATGGAGTTTGCCCGTACGTCTGGCTATCTTTCTGGTGTGATGGGGCAGCTTAGGGAATCGCTCATTAAGCTCGGCGAAACGATCTATAACGCCGTCCGCGATCCGATAAAGGCTGTAAACGATGTGTGTGGAGCCATTTTGTCGAATCTCGCCAACCGCTTATTGGCTTTGGGGGATATGTTCAAAGGGCTGAGCAAAATCATTTTCTCGGGCTTTACGGAGGGTTTTGACGAGCTTAGTGCAGGTTTTTCAAAATTCTACTGGGGAATAGATCGTGCCAATGAGCGCGTGTCTGATTATCTCACGTCTATACATGAAGCAGCCAAAAAAACGGCTGAGTTGGGTGTAGCTGGGGAAAAGCTGTCGCGTGACCGTAGCGAATGGCGGGTGGAAGAAGCGGAAAAAGAGGCCAAAGCGGAGAAGCTGCGCGAGCAGATGGAAAGCGCCAAAGGCAAAAGGCGGATCCAATTAGCCAACGAATACAAGGCCGTCGTCAATGAGATTTACGACGAGCGGAAGCGACAACTTACTGAGGAACTACGCATACAGGAGGGCCAAAACAAACTAACGACAAACAGTCTGGAAGACATCGACAAGGTGAACCAGCTGAAGGCCTCTCTGATCAAATTGGACACGGATCGGGAAAAGGAACTGGGCGCTATAGACAAGGCGGCGCGTTCCAGCTCCGGAAGAGGGAACAAGGATGCAGAAAAGGCGCTTCGCGAACAACAGGAACGGCTCAAACTGCAAAAGGCCTACCAGCGGGAATGGGAGAATAACCAACTCGAGTTTGCGCAAAAGCAGATCGACCTGCTGAATGACAGCTACTACAAACAACGCCAGCAGGCCGAACTGAATAAGAAGAAGGAACTGGCTGCCATCAAACAGCAGGAGGAGGATATGCTGAAGGCCAAACGAGAGGCCTACGGCAAAAATGCCACCCTATCGGAGGAAGAAACGACCTACTTCAAAAACCTCGTCGATCTGGCCGAAAAGTCTTATAAGAAGTCCGCGGCTGAGATTGATGAAGCCGTCAACGGCGCATTCAAGGAAGGGCGCTTGCGCTTCGCCGATGAGTTGGCCGTGCAGCTGGATGACATCGAAAGCTACTACAAAGAGCGGCTGCGGATGGCGGAAAACAATGAGAAACTGATCGCCGAACTCACCGTCGCCAAAGAGAAAGAGATCACGCTGGCCAAAAACAGCTACACCGCGGAGATGCTCAATTATGACATTGAGATCACCCGTAAGCAGATGGCCAATGCGGAATCTTTCTATCGCTGGGAAGCGGATCGTCGCAAAAAGCAACTCGAGGAAGAGCGCCGGGTGCAAAAGGAACGTATCCGGCTGATGGAAGAGCGGTACAAGCTCGCCCCGACGGATAAGCTGGCTAAGGAAATAGCCCTTGCCCGCGAGGAACTCGAAGCCCTGAATAAGGAACTCGGACGTATCCCGACGCAAAAGCTGTCCGAGGTGCTCGGCGCCTTCGGGCAGATGGCCGCGGCGCTGGGCGGACTGAGCGGCAGCGTGGGTCAGGCCTTCGCGGCAATCGGTTCGAGCCTCGCCGCCGCCAGTGAGATGCTTTCCCGCGACATGGATACGACACGGGGCAAGGTGGGCGCCATCAGTACGGCCATCTCGGGCACGGCCACGCTGATCAATATGATCACCGCGGCGGCCGAAAAACGCCGTGCCGTGGAAAAAGAGTTCTACAAAAACTCAATCGCCTTTGCCCATGAATATGCCCTGTCGCTGAATGAGCAATTGCGCCTGCAAAGCAAGTCGGGCGCCTTTGTGCGCAACTACGCCGGCGAGATCAAAGACAGCTTCAAAGCGCTGAATAACGCAATGGACGGTTATTCCAAGGCCATCGGCAAGCTGCATGAGGGGCAGGCCAACGTCGACCTGCGCAACGTAGTCGACGGCAACAACGTAGTCAAAGGGGCGGCCACGGGGGCACTGGCCGGCGCGGCCGTGGGCTCGATGATCGTCCCTGGCATCGGTACGGCCATCGGCGCCGTGGTGGGGACGATCGGCGGACTGCTTGCGGGCATATTCAGCAAGAAGAAAGACAAGGTCACGGATGATCTGATGAAGGTCTTCCCGGGGCTTGTGGACGAGGCGGGGGCGTCTGCGGACGCCGGCGAACCTTGCCGGGTACATGCAGAGTGTGGAGTATGCTGCCGGCTGTCAGGCCTCCCCGGACCTATACGCGGTGAGCTGCCCCGCCGCAGCGCCCTCAACGTCGAGCGAAGCGCGCCCAGCCCTTGA
- a CDS encoding phage holin family protein — protein MKVLFEGTGAMFPVATACFLFVLIAIIVDLISGIRKAKESKQEIRSKPLSRTVTKFVIYEGAVVIATMIDYMLHFSHLFVLMKLHPIVGLPVITCLMSVFLCIIEILSVREKADEKTRRRSEAIVQAVIEALGTDNLAEILRKKADDTLHGHQPPPQQPNK, from the coding sequence ATGAAAGTACTCTTTGAAGGAACCGGTGCCATGTTTCCCGTGGCCACCGCGTGTTTCCTATTCGTTTTAATCGCCATCATCGTAGACCTCATCAGCGGCATACGGAAGGCCAAAGAGAGCAAGCAAGAGATCCGCTCGAAACCACTCAGCCGGACGGTCACGAAGTTCGTCATCTATGAGGGCGCCGTGGTCATTGCGACCATGATCGACTACATGCTGCATTTCTCGCATCTGTTTGTATTGATGAAGCTGCACCCCATCGTAGGGTTGCCCGTCATTACCTGTCTGATGAGTGTCTTTCTCTGCATCATCGAGATTCTCAGCGTACGCGAAAAGGCCGACGAAAAGACTCGCCGCCGCTCTGAGGCTATCGTGCAAGCCGTGATTGAAGCCCTTGGAACGGATAACCTCGCCGAGATTCTACGGAAGAAGGCAGATGACACCTTGCACGGCCATCAACCGCCCCCTCAACAACCCAACAAATAA